The Myxococcus xanthus genome contains the following window.
CGTCACGCAGCCAGCCGCCCAACGCGGTGGCGCGCGTGTTCATCGCGCGGTAGGTGAAGCGGCCCGCGTCACCCCGGGACGGGTCCACCACCGCGACACTGTCGGGCCAGTAGAGGGCGCCACGGCCCATCCAGTCACCGATGAACATGTGCGCGCCCTCCGTCATGGCGTGACTCAGGCCGTCCAGCGGTAGAGGGCGGAGGCCATGGCGAGCCCGCCGCCGCTGGCACACAGGGCCACCAGGTCGCCGCGCTGCACCTTGCCCTGCACCACCGCGTCATCCAGCGTCATCGGGATGCAGGCCGAACCGGTGTAGCCCCACTTGTCCATGGTGTAGTGGGCCTTCTCCATCGGCTGGCCCAGGATCTTCATGGTGGCTTCGATGGTGCGCAGGTTGAGCTGCGTGAAGACGAACTGCTTCACGTCGTCCAGCTTCAGGTTCTGCCGCTTGAGGAGCTGGTCCAGCAGCATGGGCCAGCGCTCGGTGTTGAACGTCGCCGGGAACTTGCGGACGAACTGCACCGCGGGCTTGCCGCCCGTGAGCTCCAGCGACTCCGCGGTGGCCGGGCGGTTCGTACCGCCGGTGTAGACACCCAGCGCGTCGTGGTACTCGCCGTTGGCCAGCAGCTTCGCGCCCATGAAGCCGGGCGTGTCACCCGCGCCCAGCACGACCGCGCCCGCGCCGTCCGCGAACAGGGTGGCGGTCTTCTTGTCCTTCCAGTTGATGTAGCGCGACATGCCGTAGGCGCCCACGACGAGGATGCGCTGGTAGCTGTCATCCGCGGCAATCGTCTTCGAGCCCACGTCCAGCGCCGTCACCCAGCCCGCGCACGCGCAGTTGAGGTCGTAGGTGCCGGCGTTCACCGCGCCCAGCTTCGCCTGCACCACGGAGGCCGTGGCGGGGCTGAGATAGTCCGGGGTATCGGTGGCGATGATGATGAGGTCCAGTTCCTCCGGCTTCGTGCCCGCGCGCTCCAGCGCCTGGCGGGCGGCGCCCACGCAGAGGTCGGAGGTGGCCTGGTCATCCGCCATCATGTGGCGTTCGCGAATGCCCACGTTCTGCTGGAGCCACTCATCCACCTTCTCACCGAGAATCTTCTCGACGTCAGCGTTGGTGAGGACCTTCTCGGGGACGTAGCGGCCAGTGGAGAGAATCTGGGCGTATCGCATGAGTGTTCGTCAGCTCCGGGCGCCGCGCGCCGGTCGGCGGGCGGGACGCAGGGTGTTCTTCTTCAGGGGCTTCGGTTTGGGCTTCAGCTTCGGCTTCGGCTTCGAAGCGGCGGAGGACTTCACGGTGTTGCGGCCCGTGGACGCACGCGGGTCCAGGCCGTGGGAGATGAGCGTCATCGCGGTGTCGAGGACGCGCTCGAGCCCCGGGTCCTCCTCCCAGAGGACCCAGCGCATGCCGAGGAAATCACTGATGCCCATGAGGCAGTAGGCCAGCGCCTCCGGGTCCATGCGCCGCACCTGGCCCGCCTCCATGGCGCGGGTGAGCCCGCTCACGTAGCCGCGAGCGAAGCGGTCGTAGTAGCGGCGGTAGCAGGCCTCATCCACGAACTCCGCCTGGCGCACCACGCGATAGAGATTGGGGTGCTGCCGCACGAACTGGAAGAAGGTGCGCAGGCCCTGGCGCTCCACGTCGACGCGGTCCTCGCAGCCGGCCACGGACTCGGCGATGAGCCGGCGCAGGCGCGTGCCCAGTTCGTCCACCACTTCGACGAAGATGGACTGCTTGTCGGGGAAGTAGACGTAGAACGTCCCGAGCGCCACGCCACCCTTGCGCGTGATGTCCGCGATGGAGGCGCGCTCGTAGCCCTTCTCACCGAAGACCGACTCCGCGGCCTTCAACAGCTTCGCACGCGTCTTCTGGCCTCGCGGCGTGACGGGTCCGGAGCGGTCTTGAGAAGATGAAGCCCGATTCATGTTTCACCTAGCGGTAGCACCCGGCAGGGAGGGTGTCAAAGCACGGCCGATGGCTTCGCGCGTCAAACCGAACGTTCGACGCACGGCGTCAGCACTCGTGCGGCGCCGACGTGCGCAAAGCCTACTCTGAATGTTCAGTACACGTGGTCACGCGACGGGAGCCGTTGCGCGTCGGGACGTGCCGCGCGGGAGGCGGCGCGGGCACGACATGCCACATCATCCTCGGCCTGAGTGATTGCCGGTGGCACGGAGTGCGCCAGCACGGATGCGCGTGATGCGCTCCAGGCTGGCCTCGAGCGCATCCTGGACGTAGACGGGCAGATACACGGCGCTCATGCGTGGCGCCTCCGAAGCGACATGCAGCCCACCGCACCGCGCTCGGAGCTGGAAATCACAAACACATTGGACTGTCGGCCATGGCCTCGCGAGAGGTCGTGCGCCGCAAGGCAGACTCTCAGCGCGCCACTGGCAGCCCCCACATAGGTGCCGGGCAGGTGCAGCCGAGGCGCCCCGAGCCGCGCACCGAGCTGGTTCGTGCACCTCACGGATGCGCCGCTCGATCGCAACAACCCAGCCCACTTGGGCGTGCTGCTTCGAACCGATGAGCGCTTTCCGGAAATCGGTGGGCGCGCTGCGCCGTGAACAGTCAGGCGCCAGCCCTCCGTTCATCCGGACACAATGCGCGGCGTCAACGAGCCCCGGGCAGGTGCCACCGCACCTGGCTCGCCCCAGGTTCCCGCCGCCGTCCGGCCGAGGCGGCATCCGGCGGACGGACACACCTTTCCACTGTCAGCATCGACACAGTTCACGGTGCGAATGGACGTCGCGTTCGAGGTTGCACCCTTGGAGCATCAAATATAAATTATCTGCCGTCCCGCAAAAGTGCCTATAAATTCAAGGCAAACGCCCCCATGTTCCTGGACGAACTAGACCACCGCATCATCGACATGTTGCAGCGCGATGGCCGCGCCACGCAGCTGGAGCTGTCGCGTGCGGTGAAGCTGTCCCAGCCGGCGGTGGCGGAGCGGATCCGCAAATTGGAGGAGCGCGGCGTCATCACGGGCTACTCGGCCCGCGTGGACGCGGCGAAGCTCGGCAAGGACATCACGGCCTTCATCGGCGTGAGCATCGAGCACCCGAAGTACTTCGACGAGTTCTTGCAGAAGGTGCTGTTGCTGCCGGATGTCCTGGAGTGCCACCGCGTGGCGGGCCAGGACTCATACCTTCTCAAGGTGAAGACGGCGAACACCCGTTCGCTCGACTCCCTCCTGGTGGGAACGCTGCGCACCATCGCGGGAGTCACCCGCACGCAGACCACCATCGTCCTGACGTCCATGAAGGAGGACACGCATGTCCGCGTGCCTCCAGACACCCCAAAAGGAGCGTGACGTATGAGCGCCGACGCGATGAGCGCCCCCCTTCCCCCGCCGCCCGTATGGCGGTTGGCCCAGCGGATGTCCCGCATCAAGACGTCCGCGGTGCGCGAAATCCTGAAGGTCGCCGAGCGGCCCGACATCCTCTCCTTCGCGGGAGGCCTGCCAGCCCCGGAGCTCTTCCCGCTGGAGGCCATCGCCGAGGCGCACGCCGAGGCCCTGGCGACCGAGGGCCGCGCCGCGCTCCAGTACAGCACCACCGAGGGCTTCGGCCCGCTGCGTGAGTGGATTTGCGGCCACCTCCAGAAGCGCGGCCGCCAGTCCAACGCGGACCAGGTGCTCATCACCAACGGCTCGCAGCAGGGCATCGACCTGGTGGCCAAGGTGATGCTGGACCCCGGTGACCTCGTCATCGTGGAGAACCCCAGCTACCTGGCGGCGCTGCAGACGTTCGGCGCCTATGAGGCGCGCTTCGCCACGGTGGGCAGCGACGACCAGGGCATGCGCACCGACGACCTGGAGCGCCTGCTGGCCACGCACAAGCCCAAGCTGGTGTACGTGGTCGCCAACTTCCAGAACCCCAAGGGCACCACCCTGTCGCTGGAGCGGCGGCGCGAACTGGTCCGCCTGGCCCAGCAGTACCGCTTCCTCATCCTGGAGGACGACCCGTACGGCGAGCTGCGCTTCCGCGGCGAGCACGTGCCGTCCCTGTCCGCCTTCGACGACGAGGGCGTCGTCGTGTCGCTGGGCACCTTCTCCAAGACGCTGGCCCCGGGCATGCGCCTGGGCTGGGTGGTGGGCCCGCGCGACTTCGTGCGCAGCCTGGCCATCGCCAAGCAGTCCACCGACCTGCACACGGCCACGCTGGCTCAGCGCGCGGTGGTGAAGCTGCTGGCGCGCTTCGATTACGCGGCCCACCTGGAGTCGCTGCGCCCCGTCTACGGCGAGCGCGCCCAGGCCATGCTGGACGCCCTCCAGGCGCACATGCCCGCGGGCACCCAGTGGACGCACCCCGAAGGCGGCATGTTCCTGTGGGTGGAGCTGCCCGGCGGGCTGGACGCCCAGGCGCTGCTGCCCAAGGCGGTGGAGCAGAAGGTGGCCTTCGTGCCGGGCGCGCCCTTCTACGCCAACAACCCGCGCCCGGAGTTCATGCGCCTCAACTACTCCAACCGCCCGCCGGACCTGATTGCCGAGGGCATGCGCCGCCTGGGCGCCGTGATTGCCGCCGAGCTGGGTTGAGCCCCTGACGGAGCCTCTTTGCCGCGCCGCGTCGGAAACGACGCGGCGCTTTTCATTTCAAGAAGTTGAAGATTGATTCAGGTTTCAACTCGCTCGCCGCTGGCCAGCGCGGTCGGGGTTTCGTACCCTGCGCGGCATTTCGTACCACCCCACCTGCCGGAGAGACACATGCAGCTCAAGGACCTGAAGATCATCGTCACGGGCGGCGCCCAGGGCATGGGCGCTCACTTCGCGCAGCGCCTGCACGAGGCGGGCGCCCAGGTGGCCGTGGGTGACGTGGCCGAGGAGCGCCTCGCCGCGCTGCCCGCCGGCATCCACCGCCGCAAGCTGGACGTGTCCTCCGAGGAGGACATCGTCTCCTTCGTGAACTGGGCGCAGGGCGCCATGGGCGGCCTCAACGGGCTCATCAACAACGCGGGCATCCTCCGTGACGCGCTGCTGGTGAAGAAGGACCGGACCACCGGCGAGGTGAAGAAGCTGTCCACCGCGGACTGGAACGCCGTCATCGGCGTCAACCTCACGGGCGCCACGCTGATGGTGCGCGAGGTGGTGGCGAAGGTCGCCGAGTCCGGCCAGAAGGGCGGCGTGGTCGTCAACATGTCGTCCATTGCCCGCCACGGCAACCGCGGTCAGTCCAACTACGTGTCCGCGAAGGCGGCACTGGCGGCCAACACCGTCACCTGGTCGCGCGAGTTCAGCCCCTTCGGCGTGCGCGTGGGCGCGGTGGCCCCGGGCATGATTGAGACGCCGATGACGCAGGGCATGAACCAGAAGGCCCGCGACGCGCTGGTCTCCAACATCCCCGTGGGCCGCATCGGCGTGCCCGAGGACATCTGGCTCGCCGTGAAGTTCATCCTGGAGTGCGACTACTTCAACGGCCGCACCATCGACGTGGACGGCGGCCTCAACTTCTGAGTCCCCTCCTCCGGGCGGCACGGCACCGTGTCGCCTGGAGGTTCCGCTGGGACGCCGCGCTTCACCGCCGGCTGGCGTCACTGAGGCGCAGGTCCCTCAGCAGCGCGGGCTCGTCCGCGTAGAGCAGCTTGTAGGCGCTGTAGCTGCCGAGCACCTTCTTCACGTACTCGCGCGTCTCCTCGAAGCCGATGTGCTCCACCCACTCGTCGAGCTCCGCTTCGGGCAGCGCATGCCGCCAGCGCTCCACCGCGCGCGGCCCGGCGTTGTAGGCCGCCACCGCGTAGGCCACGTTGCCTCCGAAGTGTTTGACCAGTTGTCCCAGGTACGCCGCACCCAGGCGGATGTTCGTGTGAGGCTGGAGCAACGCGGACTCACCCGGCATCGGCATGTCCAGTGAGTCCGCCACCTGTCTCGCCGTGGTGGGCATCAACTGCGCCAGGCCCAGCGCGCCCGTGGCCGAACGCGCGCGGGCATTGAAGCGGCTCTCCTCGCGGATGAGGCCCTGGAGCAGGTCGGGGTCCACGCGATGGGCCCGCGCGTAACGGGCAATGGACGAGCGGTACGCCAGCGGCCAGGTGGCCTCCCAGATGGGACGGGACGCGGCGCTCAGCGGACCGTGCACCTCCTGCTTCAGCGAGGTGCGCGCCACCTGCCGCGCGGCCCGATTGCGGCCGGTGCGCTTCAGCGTCTGATACAGCAGCCGCGCCGGGGCCTCGGGCAGCGCGCGCGCATCCACGGCGAGGAACTCATCCACCGCGCCGGGCAGCCCCAGGCGCATCAGCTCCACGCCCGCGTTGAAGCGCGCGTCCTTCGCCAGCGCGCCGGGCGGCAGCGGCCAGATCTCCTCGGGCTCGCCCACCTCCTCCACCACTTCGTCCGCCGGGGCGTCATCGCGGCCGGAGCCGCCGGTGCCCTCCATGGCCTCGGGAGGCACGGGCTTGGGGTACAGCCGCGCCACGCGCTCCGGTGAGAGCAGCGCGAGCCGTGAGCGGGCCAGCATCCCGTACCAGGCCGCGGGGCGCTCGGCGGCGATGTGCGCGTACGCATCGAGCGCCGCCTGCGCCGAGGCGCCGGACTCCTGCATGCGCGCACGCCAGTACCGCGAGCGCCACAGCGCCTCGTCCGTGCGTGCCGCCTCGGGCAGGTTCTCCACCGCCTTCAGCGCGGCCAGGGCCGCCGGGGCGTTGGCCTTGCGGGAGTGCAGCCAGAAGGCACGGAAGAGCGACTCCGACGCGAAGTTCCCCGCCGGGTAGCGCCGCGCGGCCTCTTCGTAGCGCGCCAGGGCCGTCTCCACGTCGCCCGTGCGCTGGAGCAACCACGCCTCGAAGAAGAGCGCGTCATCCGCGTAGCCATGCTCCGGGTAGTCCCGGGCGAGCATGGCATAGGTGGTGACGGCCGCCTTCGGCTCCACCACCGACTGGGAGTAGCCCAGGATGTAGAGCGCCTGCGGCCGCTGCTCGGACGCGGTGCAGCCCACCACCATGGGCTCCAGCGCCTCGATGGCCCGGCGGTGCTTGCGCTCCTTGCGCAGCGCCCGGCCGTAGGTGAGGTGCGCGCGGCAGGCCAGCTCGTCCGGCATCTCCAGGTGCGGCAGCACCTTGTCCAGCAGCGCCATGCCGGCATGGTTGCGGTGCAGCTCCACCAGCGCCTCCGCGCGGCGCACCCGCCACTTGAGGGGCAGCGGCAACCCCTTCAACCGCTTCTCGGCGCGGCGCGCCTCGTTCGACAGCGGACTGGTGGCCCACACCTCCAGCAGCGCGCGGTGCTCGGCGTTGTACTGCCCTTGCGCGCGCGCCAGGTCGCAGATGGCCAGCAGCGCCTTCATCCGGAGCGCGTCCGGCCCTCGCGACTGGCGGCTGTCGATGAGCTCCTGGAGCGCCGTCAACGCGCCCGGAATGTCCCCCCGCCGCTGGAGCACCCGCGACAGGCTGAAGCGCGCCTCCGGGTACAGCGGCGAGCCCGGGCTCACGCCGCGGTACTGCCCGGCGGCCGTGTCCAGCTTGCGCAGCCGCTCGTTGGCCTGGGCGGCCCGCAGCAGGCTGTGGTCGCGCAGCGCGCCGTAGCCGTCCGCCAGCGCGGCGAACTCCTCGGCCGCCACCGCGTGGTTGCGCGCCAGCAGCGCGCACTGCGCCCTGAGGAAGCGAACCTGCGGCGTGGCCTCCTCATGGGCCAGCAGGCTCCGCGCCCGCGCGTAGCGCCCGCGCCGGAACTCCGCGTGGGCCTTTGCCAGGGTGCCTTCCACGAAGTACGGCGCCAACCGCTCCGGTCCGAAGGCCGCGGTGGACAGCTCACCGTCGGAAGGCTGCGCCACCGGTGAGTCGAGCAGTGCTTCCAACTGGTCCTCGGAAAGCACCTCGCCGGGCTCTTCCTCCAGGGGCGCCTGCGCCCAGGAAGGACCTGCTCCCAGCATGCCCGCGCACGCCAGGAACACCACGGCACCTGCTCGAAGTCCGTCCATGACTGCCCTCGTCTTGAATCCAGGGGCGGCAATGCATCGGCACTCGGAGTGCGATTGGGACGGGTACCTCACATGACTTTCCGCGCGCCCGTCATCCAGCGGATACAGCGCGCCCCGCGGTGCGACACCGGATGCTCGATACCCAACGGCGGCGCGCGCACGCACGTAGGACGCCCTGCGGCCAGGTGGCGGTTTGCACCACCCGGGCCCGCGCGCGCTCCGGCAGCGGCGAATCCAGCCCCAAGGACACTAATGCAACACGGTTGCGCAACACAATTACACGTGAGATATGGCCAGACGTGCCGAAGCAGCCTGAAGGCTTCGCGCCATTTCACCCATGTGCCGGGAACCGTGATGCATCCTCGACCTCTTCGACTGGCCCTCCTGGCCGCGACGGCGATTCTCTTCGCCGCATGCGGCGCTTCTGATTCCGACTCCGACGAAATCGAGTGTGGAGGATATGGACACCTCCACGGCGACCACTGCCACTGCGACGAGGGCTATGTCGCGGACGGCCTCACCTGTGTCATCGCCGAGGAGCCCGTCGAGGAATGTGGCGGTCACGGACACCTCCATGGTGACCACTGCCACTGCGACGAGGGCTATGTCGCGGACGGCCTCACCTGTGTCATCGCCGAGGAGCCCGTCGAGGAATGTGGTGGTCACGGACACCTCCATGGTGACCACTGCCACTGCGACGAGGGCTACACCGAACAGGACGGCACCTGCGTCGTCGCCCAGGAGCCCACGCTCGACTGCGGCGAGCACGGCCACGCGCACGGCGACCACTGCCACTGTGACGCGGGTTACGTGGAGCAGAACGGCACGTGTGTCGCGGAGACGCCAGTACTGGACTGCGGCGAGCACGGCCACGCGCACGGCGACCACTGCCACTGTGACGCGGGTTACGTGGAGCAGAACGGCACGTGCGCCCCGGCTCCCGCGCCGTGAGGCGCCCCTGAGCTCGAGCTCATGAGGCCGTGACGGGCCCTCGTGCGGAATGACGCGGGCCCGTTTTCATGAAGGCGCGGCTCAGCCCTCCAGGTCGTTGAGCATCTTGCCGATGGGCGGCGGCTGGCCGCTCATCCGCGGGAAGAAGTTCCGATTGTCCGGGCCCTGCTCGAACATGCGCAGGCTGCGGTTGTTGCCTGGGCGCATGCCCGAGGAGTCCTGGTGCAGCGGCAGCCCGTGCTCGGCGCGAATCATGTTGTCGCTGGGCGCCCAGCCCTTGAGCGGGTGTCGGGCGCGGAGCGTTGGGCCTGGCCGCGGTTTCAGTTTTTTGAGTCTTGCTGGTGTCCACCTTCGGGGGCGCGCTGTTGGAGCAGGAGGTAGGCGACTCCCCGACACCAGCGCATCTCCCGTGCCTGTCGCAGCGAGTCCGGGCCCGCTGCGAAAAGGACGTGATTTCAACGAGCGACGCCTCTCTCTGAAGCCTGGTGGGACAGGCTGCCCGGTGACGCCGCTCACCGACGGGTGACTAGCGTCACCCGTCACCACCACTGCCGCGTCTGGCGGCGAATCCGCTCCACGCGGCTCCGGACACTGCGGTGGCCCGAGGCCAGGCACCCGCACCGTCTGCCGGCCACACACCGCGACGCGACGCTGGCGTGCGGGCTGGCCTTCGGAGCGCTGGAGGTGGCCGGCGGGCGGGACACCCGGGGGGAGCGCCTGCGTCGGCAGCAGCGGCACGAGCTTCCTGGATTCCAGGCCGTCATCGCGCCACCTCCAGGTGAGAAGGGCTGCACGCACCTCGTGAGGGCTTCGTCGCCAGTTGCATGGATGGACTCCGGGGCTCGCGTCCAACAGCCGCGAAAGGCAACCTTCGTGCCTTTCAACGGACAGACGCAGGTCCCTGGTTTTCCTGGCGGTACCGGAACGAGCTGACTGTGCGCGTGTGCAATGGACGTCACACCGCGCGACGCGGGTGGCAGAGCGACACGGCGACAATGGGAGACAATCACTGCTCACGGCGTCGTCGCGCGCACAGCCTCACACGCGATGCGCTTCACCCCGTCCGCCAGCCGACGTCATCCTTCGACTCGCGGACGACTGGCAGGATGACGGGCTAATCACGAGATTCCAAGCTATTCAGGAAGAAGCGGCGGAGCCGTCGGTTCTCAGTAGCGGAAACGAGGGCTCGGCCACATCTTCAGGAAAGGCGGGAACACACGCCTTTCCAGGTGGCGGAAGGGCCACCCGGGCAGCCCTCTTCAGACAGGGAGGGAGTCCCAGACCAGGGGTGCGAGGCGAGGGGCACCCACCGCTAGATGAGGTCGAGGGGCATCATCGTGCCCGCTTCGAACTCCGGGGCACGGCGCAGCTGGTCCAGCACCCGCGGCGCGCAGCGCAGGTGGAGCATGGGCATGGAGCCCGGCTCGCTCACCGAGCGCACCGCGCCCAGGAGATGGTGTGCCTCCAGCCAGCGCATGAGGCTCTGGTGGAACTGCGCGCTTTCGGCCAGGCCGGCCTGGTGCACTTCCGCTCGGGAGCGGACGGGCGGCCGTGGAGACGTGCGTCTACGCGACGCCGCCGCCGGCTCCTCGCGGGGCATCACCGTCACGTCAATCCAGTCGGGCTGCGTGTCCGCACCCGCGGCGCCCGGCAATGGGCGCACGCGCGCGGACAGACCCGGGACGCCGCCGACCCGGACGTCCCCCCACTCGCCATTTTTCCTGCTCATGGCCCTCATCCTCTCCCGGGTCCGGCGCTCCCATGGCGCCGACCCCGGATTCAACCGCCACCGTCACCTGAATACGGCCAGGCCCTTGCCTGTCTTGTGCGTTCCCGACCGAGGGAGCTTCACCGCATTCGACAGGATCAAATCCCTCACCTCGAGCGCCGTCAAGTCAGGGGCACGGCAACGGTACAGCGCCGCGATACCCGCTACATAAGGCGCTGCCATGCTCGTGCCACTCATTCGCTCGTAGAACGCCTGGTTGTTACAACGACGCTCCGTGCTGGAATAGACATTCACCCCATACCCCATGATGTCCGGCACGACGCGCCTACCCACGGTGCCACTCGCGGAGAATGTGGCCACGTTACGCTCGAAGTCGACCGCGCCGACAGCCAGTGACTCTGGAAAGGCGGCTGGATAACCAACCGTGTCGGGTCCACTGTTACCTGCCGCCACAACCGGCAGGACATTGCTGTCGAGCAGGCGACGAATCATCGTCTGCAGCGCGCGCAGGTTGAGGTTGTAGTCCGCCTCCGAGATGCCGGGCGGCGGCATCAGCGGGAAGCCGAGCGACAGGTTGACCACCGCGGGCCGCGTCGAGTTCTCCGGGCGGCTGAACTGGTGCAGCAGCCACTCCATGCCCGCGGCCACGCGGCCCAGGCTGGTGCGGATGGTCTCCGATTCGATAACGGACGCGACGTAGAGGTCCACCTCCGGGGCGACGCCGTGGTGCACACCCGCGGCAATGCCGCACACGTGCGTACCGTGGCCGTCCGGGTCGAAGCCGCGGATGTCACGCGCCGGATTGTGCGGCGAGTTGGGGAACAGCGACACGTAGCGGAACTGGATGACGCGCGCCGCGTGCTCGGGGTGGTCCGCGTCCACACCGGTGTCGAGGATGCCCAGCATGACGCCGGCGCCGCGGATGCCCTGGGCGTGGGCCAGGGGAACGCCGCACTCGTCGGGCCACTCGCGCTCGGCCAGCGAGGACATGCCCCGGTTGCGCGGTCCGGGTTGTCCAGCCGACACCGGGCCGGGGAAGGACAACGGGACGACGTCGGGGATGAACTCGAAGTCGCGTTCCAGCTCGCCGCGGGCTTCCTTCTCCGTATGGTCTTCGTAGAAGTGAGCCATGGTGGCACCGATGAGCGGCATGTACCGGTAGCTGCCGGGCTCCGCGCCGGTCTGCTCGGCCACCGTCGCGCCCGGCATGGGCGGCGTGGAGGAGTCCGCGCCGCGCGTGCCCGTGCGCGCCGACTTCGCGCCCTTGCCCTTCCGACGGCGCTCTTCCTGTCCACTGACGGGCGGACGCGCGCCGGGCAGCGTGGCCGACCGCAGTCCGAGAGCGAACAACGCGTCGGGCGCCTTGTTCGCCACCGCGAAGCGCAGCGCCGTCGTGCGCGACAGCACGCGCTCGCCCTGCTCCGTGCCGCGAGGCCCCACACGAGCCTGCGTCTCGATGGACTCCTTTGGAACCAACAGGTAGGACTTCATGGGTTGTGTGCTCCTTGAACCACCGTGCTACGCCGGACGCATGAGGCGAGGTCATCCGGCATCAGGTCAGCACCCGTCGCGTGCGGAGCCTCGCGCGTGCGACAGGGGCAATGGGGCCGCGCTCGTGGCCGCGCGCCTCCGACAGGGGGGGCCCACCAGCGCGACCTCCGCGCCGCGTGCCTGTGGCGACGTCCCCCCGGGACCTCCGGCCCGGCGGGTGGAAGGGGTTGCCCGGACGAAGGGTGGCGCGGCCAGGAGCGCGCGCACGTCCGCAGCGCGTGCCTTCGCGCGCCCGGCCCGACGTGACAGTCTGCTCGCGGCGTCATGCCTGTCCCCCTTCCTCCAGAGAGGCCCTGCGTTCCCATTCGATTGGACAGGAAGGGCCTGACAAAAAACCACGGATTTCCCGTAGTACACGCACGAATGGATTAATTCGGTTCTAACTGACCTTGCGCGAACGTCCGGAAGTGGGAGTGATTCCCTCCCGGGTACGAGCGAGGTGCCCG
Protein-coding sequences here:
- a CDS encoding 3-oxoacyl-ACP synthase III family protein, translating into MRYAQILSTGRYVPEKVLTNADVEKILGEKVDEWLQQNVGIRERHMMADDQATSDLCVGAARQALERAGTKPEELDLIIIATDTPDYLSPATASVVQAKLGAVNAGTYDLNCACAGWVTALDVGSKTIAADDSYQRILVVGAYGMSRYINWKDKKTATLFADGAGAVVLGAGDTPGFMGAKLLANGEYHDALGVYTGGTNRPATAESLELTGGKPAVQFVRKFPATFNTERWPMLLDQLLKRQNLKLDDVKQFVFTQLNLRTIEATMKILGQPMEKAHYTMDKWGYTGSACIPMTLDDAVVQGKVQRGDLVALCASGGGLAMASALYRWTA
- a CDS encoding TetR/AcrR family transcriptional regulator; translation: MNRASSSQDRSGPVTPRGQKTRAKLLKAAESVFGEKGYERASIADITRKGGVALGTFYVYFPDKQSIFVEVVDELGTRLRRLIAESVAGCEDRVDVERQGLRTFFQFVRQHPNLYRVVRQAEFVDEACYRRYYDRFARGYVSGLTRAMEAGQVRRMDPEALAYCLMGISDFLGMRWVLWEEDPGLERVLDTAMTLISHGLDPRASTGRNTVKSSAASKPKPKLKPKPKPLKKNTLRPARRPARGARS
- a CDS encoding Lrp/AsnC family transcriptional regulator is translated as MFLDELDHRIIDMLQRDGRATQLELSRAVKLSQPAVAERIRKLEERGVITGYSARVDAAKLGKDITAFIGVSIEHPKYFDEFLQKVLLLPDVLECHRVAGQDSYLLKVKTANTRSLDSLLVGTLRTIAGVTRTQTTIVLTSMKEDTHVRVPPDTPKGA
- a CDS encoding PLP-dependent aminotransferase family protein, producing the protein MSADAMSAPLPPPPVWRLAQRMSRIKTSAVREILKVAERPDILSFAGGLPAPELFPLEAIAEAHAEALATEGRAALQYSTTEGFGPLREWICGHLQKRGRQSNADQVLITNGSQQGIDLVAKVMLDPGDLVIVENPSYLAALQTFGAYEARFATVGSDDQGMRTDDLERLLATHKPKLVYVVANFQNPKGTTLSLERRRELVRLAQQYRFLILEDDPYGELRFRGEHVPSLSAFDDEGVVVSLGTFSKTLAPGMRLGWVVGPRDFVRSLAIAKQSTDLHTATLAQRAVVKLLARFDYAAHLESLRPVYGERAQAMLDALQAHMPAGTQWTHPEGGMFLWVELPGGLDAQALLPKAVEQKVAFVPGAPFYANNPRPEFMRLNYSNRPPDLIAEGMRRLGAVIAAELG
- a CDS encoding SDR family oxidoreductase; the protein is MQLKDLKIIVTGGAQGMGAHFAQRLHEAGAQVAVGDVAEERLAALPAGIHRRKLDVSSEEDIVSFVNWAQGAMGGLNGLINNAGILRDALLVKKDRTTGEVKKLSTADWNAVIGVNLTGATLMVREVVAKVAESGQKGGVVVNMSSIARHGNRGQSNYVSAKAALAANTVTWSREFSPFGVRVGAVAPGMIETPMTQGMNQKARDALVSNIPVGRIGVPEDIWLAVKFILECDYFNGRTIDVDGGLNF
- a CDS encoding transglycosylase SLT domain-containing protein, with amino-acid sequence MDGLRAGAVVFLACAGMLGAGPSWAQAPLEEEPGEVLSEDQLEALLDSPVAQPSDGELSTAAFGPERLAPYFVEGTLAKAHAEFRRGRYARARSLLAHEEATPQVRFLRAQCALLARNHAVAAEEFAALADGYGALRDHSLLRAAQANERLRKLDTAAGQYRGVSPGSPLYPEARFSLSRVLQRRGDIPGALTALQELIDSRQSRGPDALRMKALLAICDLARAQGQYNAEHRALLEVWATSPLSNEARRAEKRLKGLPLPLKWRVRRAEALVELHRNHAGMALLDKVLPHLEMPDELACRAHLTYGRALRKERKHRRAIEALEPMVVGCTASEQRPQALYILGYSQSVVEPKAAVTTYAMLARDYPEHGYADDALFFEAWLLQRTGDVETALARYEEAARRYPAGNFASESLFRAFWLHSRKANAPAALAALKAVENLPEAARTDEALWRSRYWRARMQESGASAQAALDAYAHIAAERPAAWYGMLARSRLALLSPERVARLYPKPVPPEAMEGTGGSGRDDAPADEVVEEVGEPEEIWPLPPGALAKDARFNAGVELMRLGLPGAVDEFLAVDARALPEAPARLLYQTLKRTGRNRAARQVARTSLKQEVHGPLSAASRPIWEATWPLAYRSSIARYARAHRVDPDLLQGLIREESRFNARARSATGALGLAQLMPTTARQVADSLDMPMPGESALLQPHTNIRLGAAYLGQLVKHFGGNVAYAVAAYNAGPRAVERWRHALPEAELDEWVEHIGFEETREYVKKVLGSYSAYKLLYADEPALLRDLRLSDASRR
- the popD gene encoding PopC secretion inhibitor PopD; protein product: MSRKNGEWGDVRVGGVPGLSARVRPLPGAAGADTQPDWIDVTVMPREEPAAASRRRTSPRPPVRSRAEVHQAGLAESAQFHQSLMRWLEAHHLLGAVRSVSEPGSMPMLHLRCAPRVLDQLRRAPEFEAGTMMPLDLI
- the popC gene encoding subtilisin-like protease PopC, producing MKSYLLVPKESIETQARVGPRGTEQGERVLSRTTALRFAVANKAPDALFALGLRSATLPGARPPVSGQEERRRKGKGAKSARTGTRGADSSTPPMPGATVAEQTGAEPGSYRYMPLIGATMAHFYEDHTEKEARGELERDFEFIPDVVPLSFPGPVSAGQPGPRNRGMSSLAEREWPDECGVPLAHAQGIRGAGVMLGILDTGVDADHPEHAARVIQFRYVSLFPNSPHNPARDIRGFDPDGHGTHVCGIAAGVHHGVAPEVDLYVASVIESETIRTSLGRVAAGMEWLLHQFSRPENSTRPAVVNLSLGFPLMPPPGISEADYNLNLRALQTMIRRLLDSNVLPVVAAGNSGPDTVGYPAAFPESLAVGAVDFERNVATFSASGTVGRRVVPDIMGYGVNVYSSTERRCNNQAFYERMSGTSMAAPYVAGIAALYRCRAPDLTALEVRDLILSNAVKLPRSGTHKTGKGLAVFR